ATCGTAACATGTTGACTTCGCTTTAACTACTTCACtgcaaaattgaaaattgaatttaaaaaaaaaaaatttatcactTCCCCACTTTCTTCCTAccaaattggaaattttgtaattaatacatatttaataattaaaattattatttaagcttaattaaaattatataataattttatcttttaattttttccgaaaataaataaacctgCTTTTACCAATTggtaaagttatttttattgtatgaatattaatttttattggtaaaattatgaatattaatatatgatatatatatactttttttttattgtggagaaaaatataattaaagtaaaatagaaaaggGGTATTGGTATGGAAAAATAGTTTCAAGGTAGAATGCTTTTTTAAAGCACTAAAAgccaaaagaaaatgtaaaagtcATACTACAACCCTAACAAAACTAATAAAGACATTTTCCCCCTTTTCCTTCCATGGTGAAAATGCAATAAAGCAGCCACTCAACCCTCCTtcgaagaagagaagaagaaaaagagcttttgattggtgcaAGCGGTGTAAATAGAGAATGCTATAGAACAACAATTTTAATTCGAagaacttaataattatttttgtaactttttgaaattgagtgaccaaaacgtaaatttaataatagtttagTGGCATTGAAGTTATTTACCCATAACTGAGATAATTAAGGGGGAAAAGGAACACGTATACAAAGATTAGGTAGAAGAATGTAGAACCGTTGAGGTCATGTTTCATACTACATGACCTCACTCTTTTGCATCATTTGtagtataaataatagtatacccctttttctcttttacaaTTCCAACCTGCTTTTTCATATCCTTTCCCTAAAAGCTCATTTTGCAAGATATGGAATACAGTGAACCAATTCCAACTCCTACTGTTTCTTCTTCTCCATCCCTTTCACCCAATTCTTCGATCTCTTCGAACTCACCACCTTCTCCACCGTTGTCGCCGCCGCTGGTGGTTATTAGCCCATGTGCCGCTTGCAAAATTTTGAGGAGAAGGTGTGCTGATAAATGTGTGTTGGCACCTTATTTTCCTCCTACTGAACCAGCCAAGTTCGCCATTGCTCATCGTGTCTTTGGTGCTAGCAACATCATCAAGTTCTTGCAGGTGGTTTTATGGTCTTTCCTACAACTAAATAATATTCCTCTTGTCATGTTTTATCCCTATTGGAAATGATAATAagggtatttttttttgtttggatttTATGCTCAGTATAAATATCATAAGTAGTTGTTCAAGTTTTAGGGTGGGTTTAGATGGACGGTGCGTTTACTtatgattagtgtaaaaataacggtggggtgagattagatactgcaACGATATTGTAGCGTAagataaaaagtaagctaaacacaCCGCACTGCACCTCGccacccatccaaacccactcttaggtaatttgaaatattagtcTTAAATTTTACCTAATATCACTtatatatatggtataatttatttaattttttttatcttatataaattacataagatataatgataaatgaaataataagatattataaatttgaaaacaagTCAAGTCAGACTTGAACTTCTAATATTAGAGCCTAAGGTTGACCCATAATTTAAACTGATCTGATTTTTctctaaattcatttttcaaaccTAATACTTTTATTCAAATCATCCCAAATTTTGGATAAacctttaaatttaaacaaataactcGTTGGTTTATCAAGTTTATTCCACTTTAATAATTCTACAAGTCTATTTACTTCTTAGTGTAGAGACATCACTGGCTCTGGGAGGGATTGGTTGTTGTACATAGGTAGGGACATTTAATGTGGAAAGAACCCTACTTTTCTAAACAAAAATGTTGACGCTCACTGATGTATATGTACTTTATATATATCCAACTTCTCCAAATACCTTGCCTTTTCCACACATTGAAATGAAGTGATTCACTGTATACCaaatcgattttttttaaaagataaacgaaattttattatgaaaaagTCAAAAGAAATGGCAAAAGAGGTGGATAGGCAATACATaagtcattaaatttaaaagcattCAAACCTATAATCTCTATGTCAAAGGGCAAAAACAAGGGAGGAAAGCAGTCGTTCTAGCACCCAAAATGATAAGTTTGTTATTtagactttttaaattttttaaaaaatttcaagttagtataatggtgaaattgcattttgccctcATAAAATCGTTGATTCATTTCTGGTCTCTTAAAGtaattttctaactttattCATGCTCTAAGTTGCTACAAGCAATAATTTCAGCTGAACTAATACTCATTTAGACTAATCGTATTCCACTTTTGTGGAGATTTATAGTCAATATTTTGACATTAAGCcctattgatttgatatagTGGTTAAAGGTGTAACATCAACGTTGGCTAAACCATGGACCATCTGAAATTTTTGTCCGCATGCAGGAGCTTCCCGAGTGTCAAAGGTCGGATGCCGTGAGCAGCATGGTTTACGAGGCTGGGGCAAGGATCAGGGACCCTGTTTACGGCTGTGCGGGGGCGGTTTTCCAGTTGCAAAAGCAAGTGAACGAGCTTCAAGCACAGTTGGCCAAAGCTCAAGCCCAAGTCGTCAACATGCAATTGCAACAAGCAAACGTCCTGGCTTTGCTTTGCATGGACATGGACAAGGCACCGTCGTCTCCTCCACCAAACTCTCCGCAATCAGCCGTTGGTGACACTTTCATAACCAACAGCAGCTACCTAAGCTTCATGGAAGACATCAACAACGATGCCAACTCAGGGTCCCTTTGGGAGCCTCTTTGGACATGATTAATccttcaaattatataaaatggttaatatatcatttggtacctAAGGTTTTTTTGTGTCCCAATTTAGTATCCAGGGCACAATGAGTGTTTGACATTCGTGCTCTACTACAAAAATATAGGTATTtaattgggacaaaaaaaaaacttaaattcaattactgaattgaacattaaaattaaactcaagtaCCAAACAATATATTAACCCTTATATGATCGTAGTCCCTCTTTAGAAATTCTCCTAACTCAAAGCTAATGGCTCTAAAGAAGGAGAAGTTGAAGGACATTGGGTTAATGAACTTAGCTTATTTTTATGGGTTTATAATGTAAACTaagatatgtatgtatatgagGGGGAAGTATAAGTTTAGGATCTAATTTACTTTGTTAAAGCTAAGGCAAAGTAGATagggcttttttttttcctccatgttattttccatgtttttgaaGAAATAGAAATATGATCTATATTATACTATTAagagtttaattaaattgatattattgtcgattgagttttaattcgaATGGTATGAACATTGTTACAATGCAGGAAGATGTGGGTTCAAGTGCGTTAAATcgtattatccttctatttatgggCTAAAGaggaattatataaaatttaaactcaagACATAATAATTCTTATTAATTCAACTTTGTTATTTCGtgacatttaatttttatttcaatttttttaataaatttgtgaCATACAAATTTCCACCCACGTGCATCATAAATTAGTTTACATGTTTACTTGATTTTCCTAAGTTTTATTTCTACGCTCGTTATTGAAATTTTCACAACTTTTAGGTAACCAACTTTTGTTTAGTTgaatattactattttttatttttataaaaaggtttTGAGTTCgggttttaaaaataacaataaattaagTCAAATTTGAGTTCAATTTTCGGATATAAATGTaagattaatttgaaaaaaaatttaaacttttgttTGATATCTAGATGATATGGATTCAAATAGGAGCGAAGGTAAAGGGAGAAAGCATTGAGCTCGACCCCCAAATTTTGATAcgagaaaatatataataaaataaaatatatatttaaaataaatgataaatctcaaaactacatgaaatgttataaataaactttaattttgtacaaatttatatatgttttttaaaatttatatatatggaatttttatttgattcaattttcacaaattattaatattattatccatataatcattttatatttacatatcacatatataaataattaaattgatcaatttaaaaataaactaacgtgtttatttctttaaatacatataattgaattaaaatttatgtataaaaaatatctcttaaaataataaataa
The nucleotide sequence above comes from Gossypium raimondii isolate GPD5lz chromosome 13, ASM2569854v1, whole genome shotgun sequence. Encoded proteins:
- the LOC105782208 gene encoding LOB domain-containing protein 1: MEYSEPIPTPTVSSSPSLSPNSSISSNSPPSPPLSPPLVVISPCAACKILRRRCADKCVLAPYFPPTEPAKFAIAHRVFGASNIIKFLQELPECQRSDAVSSMVYEAGARIRDPVYGCAGAVFQLQKQVNELQAQLAKAQAQVVNMQLQQANVLALLCMDMDKAPSSPPPNSPQSAVGDTFITNSSYLSFMEDINNDANSGSLWEPLWT